In Vicia villosa cultivar HV-30 ecotype Madison, WI linkage group LG7, Vvil1.0, whole genome shotgun sequence, the DNA window ATCATTCTACAAGGTATAATTTTGATAAGTATGTAACATTGACTAATGAGGGTGAACCTGGGTGTTTTAAAGAGGCCATTGAAAATGATGATAATCTAAAGCGGTTAGATGCAATACATGATGAGATGAAATTATTGCATGATAATCATACTTATGATTTAGTAAAGTTTCCTCAAAGAAAAATGACTTTGAAAAACTGGTGGATTTATAGAGTTAAACATGAGAGCAACTCTAAGTCTCCAAGGTATAAAGTCAGATTAGTGATGAAAGGTTTCCATCAAAGAAAGGTTGttgtttttaatgaatttttcgcACCTGTTGTAAAATATCATCAATCATAACCGTATTGAGTTTAGCTTCTACTCTTGATTTATAGGTTGAGCAAAAGGATGTGAAAACGACTTTCTTTCATGGTGATTTAAAGGAAGAGAATGAAACAAACCAATAATTTTCAAGTTAAAGGCAAAGAAGATCATGTATGTAGATTGAGAAATAGTCTACATGAGTTGAAGAAAGCTCCAAGGCATTAATACAAGAAATTTGAGTATGTTATGTGTGATCAAGGATACCAAAAGACTACTTCAGATTATTGCGTATTTATTAGAAAATTTCCTAACGATGACTTCATTATCTTGttgttatatgttgatgatatgcttATTATAGGAAAAATATTTCTAACATTAACATGTTAAAGAAGTAATTGGGCAAATCATTTTCCATCAAAGACATGGAAGCAACTAAACAAATTCTTGGTATTAGAATCATGCATGACATAAAGGAGAAGAAACTTTGGATGCCACAAGAATATTATATCAAAAGAATGCTGCAACGAGTCCAAGTGGAAAGTTCTAAGGCAGTAAAAACTTCTTTTGCTACTCATTTCAAAGATAATTCTAATCAAAGTCCTTCAAGTGAAGATGAAACTTTTGATATGAAATGTATCTCTTACGCATCTATTATGGGTAGTTTAATGAATGAGATGGTGTGTATAAGACCAAATATAACACATGGTGTTGGTATAGTcaatatatttttgtaaaatcTAGGTAGAGAGCATTGGAATGTTGTAAAATGGGTTTTAAGGTAGCTTCGTGGTACTACTTGTATGAGGCTTTGCTTTGGAGAAGATAAGCCTACTCTAGGGATACTCTAACTCTGATATGGATGAAGACATTGATTCTAGAAAATCCAATTTAGGCTACATCATTAAATTTGTAGGGGGGTTTGTTAGAAAtctggtatgataatcctggataccTTGGACCCCCggcagggcgctgccccgcaccccgccaggggctccgccccttggaaccccgtttctattattcgtattcaattgcacgtttggctctacgagcgtgcactccgcactaccctaactcgtttcaagcttaacgcataattgcatcgccctacagtaaatcacattactaccaaaatacattgatgatactaaaatcaccaacagagTTGTGGCTTGGCAGTCCAAATTATAAAAGTGTGCAACATTGTCTACTATAGATGCAGGTTCATTGCCATTACTAAAGCATGGAAAGAATTGCTATGATTGAAGAATTTTTTGCAGGAGTTTAGTTTTTTTAAAGACAAATATGTGTTATTTGTTGATAGTTAAAGCGCTATTCATCTTTGTAAGAATCCGACTTTTCATAATAGGGCCAAACACATTGATGTGAGATATCATTGGACACATGATGTTTTGGATGCTAAGTTGTTGAAGTTTGTTGAAGTTCATGTGAATGATAACGATTCTAATATGATGACTAAAGTGTTACCAAGGGGGAAGTTTGAAGCTTGTTGTGATATCCTCGGTTTGACGATTTCCTCCACATAATTGTGAGGGAGTATTTATTGGGTTTTGACTCCCTTCCTATGTGGAGAAAGACCCAAATATATTAGTTCATTTGTGTCTCACTTATTTAAGTTGAGAGAGTTAATTTAGGATTGAGAGAGAGAGACGCAATAATTAacttcaaaagaaagaaaagatgagtAAAacctatttttcatttttctaccATCAATCTCAATAAACCAACGATTCTAAAATCGTTAACCATTAAATCTACGTTTAAACTGTTCGGATCTGCAAAAAGCTGCATATTAAGGTATTTTCACTTTCGTATTTCTTATTTGTAAATAAGCATCCAAAGTGGTGATGGGGTGTTTATCAGGGTGCAAGTAGAATATTACATTCCAACATTATTATGCCATATCATTTTGAAAATAACATCTTATcagtttgaaaaattaaaattattgaaatttaaaatataaaaactaattaaatgaataaataaaatagagaaactAAAATGgtaatttaacttatttttattatattaaaaatattgtatttacaaaatttataaaaccAATTTTGATAGTTCATACCAATTTaacatgtttttttaaataattatcacaATGAATTATTAATAATGTAAATAATTAACACGATATTCATGTATTACCAATTTTTAGTTGGCAAAtccatattattttttttaaaagcaaatataatatatatgggttttatttggtaagACATATTTTTGAAGCTATAATTTATAAGTTCATATGACAATTTAAATTAGTTTGATAATAGTCTTCTCTTGAggagtttatagtttattttgctAGCTTATAATTTATTGTTCAGATGCTATTTCatatagcgttttagcttatagtttatatttttatttcttttttatttttattattttaataaaaatccacatatattctttataatttattttaatttaaaacaaaataactatttattaaatttttttatatcattttacaGTTATAAGTTAGTTGAACGTACGCTAATTTTACCAGCTATCAGCCTCAACcatcaattataaattataagttaTCAGTCATTAGTCATCAGTCATCAACTATAAATTATCAAATAACTTATCAGTCAAAATCTATTTGTAACAAACCGACTTATTATAATCACTTTTTTAAATCCAGTGGTTCTATAGAACCCCTTATTGTACTCTTCCGCCACTAAAAAACTGTTGTCCAAAATATTAGACTACAATTTTAGTTGTTTTAGCCTTATTTTAGTATTATTGTCTAAAGTAAAAAATATTGTAATGCCTTCATACTATAGAGTctgtttgtttcagttttaaaaaatagttgttttttttatatttttcaaaatagattttacaaaaccgttttttaaattattacaaaaaaatttatattcgttttttctaaattgAAACATTATTTTTGACGTCCTATATCATAAACAACCATTATAGAAAACCAAAACATAGTCAAAAtcgtaattttttaaaaatgatatttaaaaaataatttttatgaaaatctattagaAATGACTTCacaattaaatgatttttttaaaaattttgatatctaaaaaaaaaattcagtaaAAGATAAAAGAcctaacattttaaaaattactattcaaacaaaattttcatttgaattttttataaaaaatttctttttacatttttttacacaaaattatgtaacactacaaaaattatttttaaaaaatgttaaaacaaACGGACTCTTACCTATTGATATAAATTACATatcttcaaaataaataataactttttaaaatGACCACTTTAActgttttcataaaaaaaatcagatttttaataaaaaaaactaattaaatcaattttcaatacaaaaaaattaaagtcaagtatatttagataaatatttaattttcttaccACATAAATCTTAGCATAAGTTATACTCAAATAAATACTAAACTTATTACAattcaaataatattaatatctATTTTTAAAAGCTAAAATTTAAAGATCATTTTaggaaagaaaaaaagtgaaaatgaatcagtatatataatttaatgttaACATTTGTGAATctcaaaaaagattaaaaaaaattgaaaaaaaaataataatcaaatgtATTTATTTTGGGTAGTGTGTTAGTTGAGTTAAATGAGTATTAGTTGATAATCTAGGGTGCAACCCTTAATGACATTATTCatttatatttatgaattaatgtaaataaattattaatatttataaatcaaccttttttaaaaaaaatgtatttagtCTAAGTTTTGTATAAAATACATacaacttttaattttaatttttttttaaattcttacAATTTACTAGAAAATAAAGGTTGGTCACAGAAAATGTATGTATTTAGTCCAAATTTTGACTTAAAtacatccaatttttttttataaattttttattaatatttaaaacaaaTCCTATATAATGATGAGAAGGAATATAATAGTGCTAACCATTAACATAATTTTTCACATCTTCAATCAAACATAGTTAATATGATGATTGGACGATTCCTCAACTTCTTTGCCAGTCCAACACCAAAACAATGGTCCTTTCGTTCTCTTAGATACCAAAAATATCACTCTCACCCTTTCATGTCTGTCTCTTCTTCTGTTGATAATCATTCAGGAGGAAAAATGTCTGCAGCAGGTCACAATGCCAAATATGGAATCAACAACTTGCATACTACTAGTTCAGTTGTTGAACAATCAGAAAAAGAAGAGGTTGAAGATTCCATGTGGATGAAGATGAAAGAAGAAGCTAAAGTTGATGTCACTGTTGAACCTATTTTGTCTGGTTACTATCATGTTTCAATTTTTTCTCATAAATCTTTGGAAAGTGCTTTGGCTAATCACCTAGCTGTTAAGTTAAGTAATGTAAGCCTTACTAGTACAACACTTTATGATCTTTTTATTAGAATTTTTGAACATGATGCTGAAATTATGGATGCTGTTAAGAATGATATGAAAGCAGTTAAGGAAAGAGATCCTGCTTGTATAACTCATGTTCATTGTTTCTTGAATTTCAAAGGCTTTTTAGCATGTCAAGCTCATAGAATAGCTCATAATTTATGGTCAAATGGAAGGAAGGTTTTGGCTGTTATAATTCAGAATCGAGTTTGTGAAGTTTTCGGAGTTGATATTCATCCGGGAGCGAGGTTCGGAAGTGGAATATTGTTCGATCACGCGACGGGGATTGTGGTAGGAGAAACGGCTGTGATTGGAAACGATGTGTCCATTTTGCATGGTGTAACATTGGGAGGGACTGGTAAGGCTCATGGTGATAGGCATCCTAAGATTGGTGATGGAGTGTTGATTGGTGCTGGAACTTGTATTTTGGGGAATATTAAGGTTGGTGAGAGTGCTAAAATTGGTGCTGGTTCTGTTGTGATTAAGGAAGTGCCTCCTAGGACTACTGTTGTTGGCAATCCGGCAAAGTTGGTTGGAGGGAAGAACAATCCTATTAAGCTTGATAAGATTCCTAGCCATACTATGGATCATGTTTCACACATGTCTGAGTTTTATGATTAAGTTATTTAGAATGATTTACATGAGAGATTTATGATTAAGTTATTTAGAATGATTTGCATTTTCATGTTGACAATTTCGGATTGAGTGTCTTAGATTGAGAGTTCTTGTTTGTTATGTAAGAGAGAGTCTTAGTTCTATGGTATTATTACAAATGCAgaatttgaataaataatattccatatataatatttaaattgtgtaaaattaaattttaaaataatatatatatttttaaagaattattgagttataaaataataacaatttgtctgcaataatatatatatatatatatatatatatatatatatatatatatatatatatattatatatatatatatatatatatatatatatttcaatgactattttttaattaaaaatatatttacttttttaaaaaaatcaaaaagttaTATTTGCAGAATTTCAACCTTTAGCATTTaatgttaaaattaaatatattgtaTCTTTTGTCatattatatttctaaaaactAACATAGGTTGACACTTATTTAGAGTATTGTTGTGAAATGATGATTTGCATTTTCGTGTATAGAATTTTGGATTGTGTCTTGATTGAGAGGGTTCTTGTTTGTTATGAAAGAGAGAATCTTACTTCTATGGTATTGTATTGTACATATGCAGAATTTAGATAATATTTCATATATACATTTTAAATTGTGTTATAAATTAGGTGGAGGCATTTAGGGGTGTGATGAGTTCTTAGTTGCTCTCTATTTATTTTAAAGAAGTAGAGATATCTATTTTTTCTCAAATTGTTCTCTTTAGAGGTCCGCGGGTCAGAAAATTCAGAATAGTCTTAACATTATTTTTGGTCGACTTTTGTATTTCTTGTGAAACTGTTAGagtgttttcttaattttttatttgaatttctctCTGAATTTTAATTAGGGTTGAATTGTTATTAATGAGTACTTCTCGTACTTTTAGCTTCATCTGTATTCTATTTAACTCTTAAGTTCTCTTACTTTTAAGATATCGTTTCTATTttataactattttttaattaaaaatatatttctttttataaaaaataatcataaagttggaaaagagaaaaaaaacaaaaaaacaatttaaaaaagtcAAATTTACAAATTTATAACACTTAGCATTTAATGTTAAAAATAAATGTATTGTATTTTTTGTTATATACCTTAGTACTCATTTTGTCTTATACAAACACAACACATATTATTAATAATAGAGAAATATTATTATGACACTGAAACATACAACTACACCGTATCTGGTACAATGATTATATACCCTATggatctgtttggtaaaaatagcggttgactgataagctagctgatagcttatagcttatagctgatggctggtgacttatagcttatagcggatggttgagactgatagcttataagctaattgaagtgtttggtaaaattagcggttcaattaacttataaatgtaaaatgacataaaagatatttaatatataattatttgattttaaattaaaataaattataaggttaaaaatggattttaattaaaataataaggataaaaaaggaagaaaaaataataagttataagacataagctaaaacgctatttgaaatagcgtctggaaaataagctataagctagtaaaataaactataagttcgtgatgaaaagaccgttaccaaacgggtctaaattatcatataagcttataagacataagacataagctataagctcgaatacatgtcttaccaaacagagcctatgtcttttctattaattttttatcACACTTAACACTTCTGCAACACTTAAACAATTGTGCAAATACGGTGTAGATGACATACGGTGTAGGAAAGTAATGTCAACTCTTAATAATATTATCATTTATATTACTGCATGGAAACGTATATCTAtcatttaagaaaaaaagtataccgctattaaataattatatattttaatataaatatttgttattttgtagtttaacaataaaaaatttggatttttttaataatgttaaaaatttaaaataatatgatattttataaatttatttattttaataaaagatACACCAACAGATATAAATATAGACACTTAAATATCCATAGGATACAGATACGAATAAAAACATTTGTTGTCCACATGGAAATGAATTTGAataaagagatttttttttttaaatgcgaGAATGGACATCCTTCAAAGACTACTAAACTTGATAAGATTCCTAGCCACACTATAGATCATGTTTCAAATATTTGAGTTTTATAATTAAGTTATTTAGAGTATAGTAGTTGTAAAAGAATGATTTtcatgttttgaattttggatCTTGTATTTTAGATTGAGAGTTCTTGTTAGGGATGTAAGGGAGAATTTTAGTTCTAGGTATTCAGGATCGTCTTTGAAGATGTGTAAGATGGTCTATTGTACAAGACCTCAAATTTTTTAAGACCAAATTATAAGTAAATAAGGCCTCTTAAAATATTTGTCGGATTAAATTGTGATTAAGTAGGActtctatttattttttcaagGTTAAATTCTAGCTAACCTACATAGGACTTCCAAAAACTTAAGACGGCTCTGATAATATTGCATATGTAGAATTTAAATAAGGGAAATGCTAACTAGTGCCAtcggggcactggttaagagattaaaaatgTAAGTTGAGCATTATTTAATAGATTAAAAGGATAAATTTTTTACCTAAAATATGTGTATTCAAAGcaatgaaaacataaataattaacgcTTTTAAAGAATATTTTGTTTATTCAATTCATTGAAtctagaatattttctttatttggaatgcttaaccagtgTCCCGGGGACATTCGTTAGCATAACCCTTAAAATAAAAGGgatatatgattaaaataaaaaatatgtgtaTTTTGTAGGAATCTTAATTTGGCTCatagttaatatatatatatatatatatatatatatatatatatatatatatatatatatatatatatatatatatatatatatatatatatatatatatatatatatatatatataatatatatatatatatatatatatatatataaaagacataagacataaattGAGCTGACAAGTTTCTAATTCAATTTCAATTCACTCTTCTTTCTCACATACTGACTAGagtgttggagtgctaaccttgcacGTCCTTGCAATTCATTGCATCGGAAGCTTTTATCTACCTTTACCACCGTTTCTCAACTCATTTCAGGTTCATAAAAGAAACAGTGGCACTGTCTGTGGGGAATGACTTCTGATTCTTACAATTTCCACGATTTCACGTTCGCTCTGTGATTCATCAGTTCGTAACTCCTTCACGTTACTGAATCAAATACGAGGATTCATCGCGTTTTGATTCGATTAATCATCATCTCAAGTTTGATTCCTTAAATGTTTAGTTCTCCAGTTTCTACGACTTCAAGTGATAGTTGGATCTAAAGTTACTCGATATGCTACCGCACGATAAGCCACTTCTGTGCGCTAAGCTGTCGTTGCTGCTATAGCAAGAAGCAATCAACCGTCTATACCTCCTCCAGAATGCATTCCTAGTCCTAGAGCATCAATTATGTTGCATCTATATCTGGAACATGCTCCAAAGATTGTCTGGTCTGTTTAAGTTACTTTGGTCGATCCTTATGTTCCACCTCTAGTTTTGCAACTAGAAGAATTATTCGGCCTCCAAATGTAAAAAGAAAACCTTAGAGTTCATGGTGATAATGAACTGCTGAATAACGTGTATAACATTGCTCGGAAATAAAACTCACACACACTTGAAGAAAGATTACAACTCCTTGAAGAAAACCTCCCGATTGAACCACCTCACGGGAATCGGTTGAGGCTACTCTCCCTGCCCGGATATGCGAATCCTCGACGTCATCTACCCTTGTACGAGCCCTCGCCGCAACTCTGTCACGTTGCCTAGAAGCAATTGTCCTATCTGATCCTCTGCTCCTCGCTGCAAATAAAAATGAAGAAATATCAATTgtcgtaatttttttaaaactctaGAAATTAATATggttttctcaattttttttaaatattcggTTAACCATCTAAACATTTTCTTCTACCAGATATTTTGAAATATTCAATATGTCTATTTGTAATTTTACCagactttttaaaatatttggtacaaatgcatgcATTTTTTCCGGATTTTCAAAATATCTAGTAAAAATGCATGTGATTTTGCCGGATTTTTCAAAATATCTAGTAAAGATgcatgaaaaacatgattttttaccAGACATTTAAAAAAACTGGTAAAATgcaattttttaatgaaaaattcgATTAAAAAACTTAAATTACTGGTAAAATTGTATATTTAGAAAATTTTGGTAGTTGGCTCGAAAAATCCGATAAGACATAactttttgaaaaattcaaaatgtTACAAATAAATAGTGAAATGAATTTTTAATATGCAAGGGTAATATGGTTAAATCACAACATTTGGGAACAAGAAGAAGAACGAGTACATTTGGCCATGAAAAAAAGACTATGCAAAATAAAAATGTTGagaaaaattattattgttaCACGAATATGCATGTTGTGGTATTTCAATTAGAGGAAATATCGATGGTAAGCCCTGAGGTGTTTCTTCTACTCCCAAACCTAAAGAGTTCAAACGAACCCCTTTAACCTTGTTCAACCTAATTTGTAAGACTCTAAACCTCTTGGAGATGGTGAAGCTAAGAAGAAACTCGAAGTGACTCGTGATCCTCCATCAGTAGCCGACAACATTGagatatatatttttgtgatCGAAGGCCCTCACGATATTTATCAAGTTGTTATTGCTAGTGAGATTGTTGTGCTTATTAATGAGAATCAGTATTGTGTAGGTTAAatttgtaagaacaagattggttctgcatctggccttgagttttgatgataacattacatgTTATCTTAGAGAACAATTGTGTACTCTAATGGTTTctgtctagtgtgtagcttttgctaaACATGTTCTGACTTTGGTAAGAAGACGTGTGACGTCATCAAATTTTGAATTCAACACTCTAGaagaatgtcataccccaaatttgtcctacccttcaattttaactggcttagacttcccatttcatttgcatacctccactaggtcatttaacacatcatgcatcattaatcactAATTGGCATCGGGATCAAGGATCACTGAATTAAGGATCAAGAATCAGAATTTACTTCCTTATAATTGCATCCATCAAAGCAAACATCCAAGGTATTAGGATCAAGGGTCTTGTTGAGTAACAGTTCGCTGTTGCTATCTATAATACAAGAAGTTGGACTTTTCTACTCCTCTGTTGGATGCTATTGGACAAGATATCATTATCTTCATAAATTAGGGCTCTGTTAGCGTCCACTTGTGGGGCGAATTGTATAGGTCAATTAATGTCCGCTTGGAATTCTCAGTGAAGGACATGGGCAAAATGTTGTGGATATTGTGGAGATCGTTAAGGTAATCAAACGGCTTCGTTCAAATGGGTGCACAAAAAAGATGGATTAAATTTGTTGAAGGTTTGATAGatccttcaatttttatttttttattatatttttttttttaatttaattaatttatttataattttatttttttttttttatttaatttattaattattttatttttaatttattttattttaatttattttttaattttttttattttttattcaattatttttattttttattttattattaaattttattaatattttaattatttattaatttttttaatttcaatttttaaataattattttattaatttttaattataattattattttaattttttatttaattaatataattaatttttttaattttatattttttcttcaattcaTTCCCTCATGCCGCCGCTTCCATCTCTTGTATTCCTTCACCTTTTAG includes these proteins:
- the LOC131617787 gene encoding serine acetyltransferase 1, chloroplastic-like; the encoded protein is MMIGRFLNFFASPTPKQWSFRSLRYQKYHSHPFMSVSSSVDNHSGGKMSAAGHNAKYGINNLHTTSSVVEQSEKEEVEDSMWMKMKEEAKVDVTVEPILSGYYHVSIFSHKSLESALANHLAVKLSNVSLTSTTLYDLFIRIFEHDAEIMDAVKNDMKAVKERDPACITHVHCFLNFKGFLACQAHRIAHNLWSNGRKVLAVIIQNRVCEVFGVDIHPGARFGSGILFDHATGIVVGETAVIGNDVSILHGVTLGGTGKAHGDRHPKIGDGVLIGAGTCILGNIKVGESAKIGAGSVVIKEVPPRTTVVGNPAKLVGGKNNPIKLDKIPSHTMDHVSHMSEFYD